The following coding sequences lie in one Alosa alosa isolate M-15738 ecotype Scorff River chromosome 21, AALO_Geno_1.1, whole genome shotgun sequence genomic window:
- the LOC125286832 gene encoding uncharacterized protein LOC125286832 → MYRDVLCSAFPDRRLELDTYLAMMADFNQRYGGALFYQYHNSFSAKSASYISLYNSRLDWSVVDTELLVRHFSNQRSLSCNICSSHGHLASLCPQTVFSAPSVPATARGDGPVQGPSSKVRLPPSRKAATGRKSGFCKEILASHPSTPINVSVLSYYLSAHPDSVFVDFLLTGLSQGFRVGVLSPLSDSYVARNLQSALAEPSVVSELLSKELNKGYVLGPFSVPPFCPFRVNSLGVATRKYSGKKRLIFDMSSPHSDIWSSVNEMIPLEPFSLHYASVDNAICLIKIAGRGALLAKADITDAFKVMPIHPADWPLFCVKWQSNFYFAVRLTFGCRSSPHIFNCLSEALCWILLNVCRLPFVLHLLDDFLLIDFPAGSSSGLDVLRAVFLELGVPLSAEKTLGPVHSLEFLGIILDFGCNHGPLSGKN, encoded by the exons ATGTACCGCGATGTCCTCTGCAGTGCCTTCCCTGATCGCCGACTGGAACTGGACACGTATCTCGCCATGATGGCCGATTTTAATCAGCGTTATGGGGGTGCCCTGTTCTATCAATATCACAACTCGTTCTCCGCAAAGTCTGCTTCCTACATTTCCCTCTACAATTCCCGTTTAGACTGGTCCGTCGTCGACACGGAGCTGCTGGTCAGGCACTTCAGCAATCAGCGATCGCTCAGCTGCAATATTTGTAGCTCCCACGGCCACTTGGCCAGTCTGTGTCCTCAGACAGTCTTCAGCGCACCTTCTGTTCCGGCCACTGCCCGGGGTGACGGC CCAGTGCAAGGACCCTCATCCAAAGTCCGTCTGCCCCCCTCGCGTAAGGCCGCCACGGGGAGGAAAAGTGGTTTCTGCAAAGAAATTCTAGCGTCTCACCCGTCCACGCCTATTAATGTATCCGTTTTGTCATATTATCTCTCTGCCCATCCTGACTCTGTGTTTGTTGATTTTTTGCTCACTGGTCTCTCTCAGGGGTTTAGGGTTGGTGTCCTGTCCCCCCTCTCTGACTCGTACGTGGCTAGGAACCTGCAGTCTGCCCTGGCCGAACCTTCTGTCGTGTCTGAACTCCTGTCCAAGGAACTTAATAAAGGCTATGTTCTCGgccctttctctgtccctcctttCTGCCCCTTCCGCGTTAATTCCCTCGGCGTGGCCACTCGGAAGTACTCCGGTAAGAAAAGGCTGATTTTTGACATGTCCTCGCCTCACTCCGACATCTGGTCCAGCGTTAATGAAATGATTCCCCTCGAACCGTTTTCACTCCACTACGCTTCCGTCGACAATGCCATTTGCCTTATTAAAATCGCCGGCAGGGGCGCTCTCCTGGCTAAGGCCGACATCACAGACGCGTTCAAGGTTATGCCGATTCATCCCGCTGATTGGCCGTTGTTCTGCGTTAAGTGGCAGTCCAACTTTTATTTCGCCGTGCGGCTCACGTTCGGCTGCAGGAGTAGTCCCCACATTTTCAATTGTCTGTCGGAAGCGCTGTGCTGGATTTTGCTCAACGTCTGCCGCCTCCCGTTCGTCCTCCACCTCCTGGACGATTTCCTGCTAATTGATTTCCCCGCGGGGTCTAGTTCAGGTCTGGACGTCCTTCGCGCTGTGTTCTTGGAGCTCGGTGTCCCTCTGTCGGCGGAGAAGACCCTGGGCCCCGTTCACTCTCTCGAATTTCTGGGCATTATCCTCGACTTCGGTTGCAATCACGGGCCTCTCTCGGGGAAAAATTAG
- the etf1a gene encoding eukaryotic peptide chain release factor subunit 1-like, with the protein MADDPSAADRNVEIWKIKKLIKSLEAARGNGTSMISLIIPPKDQISRVSKMLADEFGTASNIKSRVNRLSVLGAITSVQQRLKLYNKVPPNGLVVYCGTIVTEEGKEKKVNIDFEPFKPINTSLYLCDNKFHTEALTALLSDDSKFGFIVIDGSGALFGTLQGNTREVLHKFTVDLPKKHGRGGQSALRFARLRMEKRHNYVRKVAETAVQLFVSNDKVNVAGMVLAGSADFKTELSQSDMFDPRLQAKVLKLVDISYGGENGFNQAIELSAEVLSNVKFIQEKKLIGRYFDEISQDTGKYCFGVEDTLKALEMGAVEILIVYENLDTMRYILRLHGAESIDAENDEKTIYLTPEQEKDKSHFTDKETGQEHELIECMPLLEWFANSYKKFGATLEIVTDKSQEGSQFVKGFGGIGGILRYRVDFQGMDYQGEDDEFFDLDDY; encoded by the exons ATGGCGGACGACCCGAGCGCGGCGGACAGGAACGTGGAGATATGGAAAATCAAGAAGCTGATCAAAAGTTTGGAAGCAGCAAGAGG GAATGGCACCAGTATGATTTCCCTCATCATCCCTCCCAAGGACCAGATCTCCAGAGTGTCCAAGATGTTGGCCGATGAGTTCGGTACGGCCTCCAACATCAAGAGCAGAGTCAACAGGCTGTCTGTGCTCGGCGCCATCACCTCAGTACAGCAGAGACTCAAACTTTACAACAAAG TTCCCCCTAATGGCCTAGTGGTGTACTGTGGCACCATCGTCACTGAGGAGGGCAAGGAGAAGAAAGTCAACATTGACTTTGAGCCTTTTAAACCCATCAacacctctctctatctctgcgaCAACAAGTTCCACACTGAG GCGCTGACGGCCCTGCTGTCCGACGACAGCAAGTTTGGTTTTATTGTGATTGATGGGAGTGGAGCTTTGTTTGGGACTCTGCAAGGGAACACCAGAGAAGTTCTACACAAATTCACCGTGGATCTCCCCAAGAAGCATG GCAGAGGAGGACAGTCTGCTTTGCGTTTTGCCCGTCTGAGGATGGAGAAGAGGCACAACTATGTGAGGAAGGTGGCCGAGACGGCGGTCCAGCTCTTTGTGTCCAACGACAAGGTCAACGTGGCCGGCATGGTCTTGGCTGGTTCTGCTGATTTCAAAACTGAACTGAGTCAGTCAGATATGTTCGACCCG AGGTTACAAGCAAAAGTGTTGAAGCTGGTAGACATCTCGTACGGAGGGGAGAATGGATTCAACCAAGCAATTGAGCTCTCTGCAGAAGTGCTGTCAAACGTCAAGTTTATCCAGGAGAAGAAactcatag GGCGGTATTTTGATGAGATCAGCCAGGACACGGGGAAGTACTGCTTCGGCGTGGAAGACACCCTCAAAGCCCTGGAGATGGGAGCTGTGGAGATCCTCATTGTTTATGAGAACCTGGACACTATGAGATACATCCTGAGACTCCATGGAGCAGAGTCCATCGACGCAGAGAATG atgAGAAGACCATTTATTTGACGCCAGAACAGGAGAAAGACAAGTCCCATTTCACAGACAAAGAG ACAGGACAGGAGCACGAGCTGATCGAGTGCATGCCTCTGCTGGAATGGTTCGCCAATAGCTACAAGAAGTTCGGCGCCACACTGGAGATTGTCACAGACAAGAGCCAGGAGGGATCGCAGTTTGTCAAAGGCTTCGGTGGCATTGGGG GAATCTTGAGGTACAGGGTGGATTTCCAGGGCATGGACTACCAGGGAGAGGACGATGAATTTTTCGATTTGGATGACTACTAG